Proteins encoded together in one Acanthochromis polyacanthus isolate Apoly-LR-REF ecotype Palm Island chromosome 12, KAUST_Apoly_ChrSc, whole genome shotgun sequence window:
- the ctnnb1 gene encoding catenin beta-1 yields the protein MASQADLMELDMAMEPDRKAAVSHWQQQSYLDSGIHSGATTTAPSLSGKGNPEEDDVDNNQVMYEWEQGFNQNFSQEQVQDIDGQYAMTRAQRVRAAMFPETLEEGMQIPSTQYDAANPTNVQRLAEPSQMLKHAVVNLINYQDDAELATRAIPELTKLLNDEDQVVVNKAAVMVHQLSKKEASRHAIMRSPQMVSAIVRTMQNTNDVETARCTAGTLHNLSHHREGLLAIFKSGGIPALVKMLGSPVDSVLFYAITTLHNLLLHQEGAKMAVRLAGGLQKMVALLNKTNVKFLAITTDCLQILAYGNQESKLIILASGGPQALVNIMRTYTYEKLLWTTSRVLKVLSVCSSNKPAIVEAGGMQALGLHLTDPSQRLVQNCLWTLRNLSDAATKQEGMEGLLGTLVQLLGSDDINVVTCAAGILSNLTCNNYKNKMMVCQVGGIEALVRTVLRAGDREDITEPAICALRHLTSRHQDAEMAQNAVRLHYGLPVVVKLLHPPSHWPLIKATVGLIRNLALCPANHAPLREQGAIPRLVQLLVRAHQDTQRRTSMGGTQQQFVEGVRMEEIVEGCTGALHILARDVHNRIVIRGLNTIPLFVQLLYSPIENIQRVAAGVLCELAQDKEAAEAIEAEGATAPLTELLHSRNEGVATYAAAVLFRMSEDKPQDYKKRLSVELTSSLFRTEPMAWNETGDLGLDMGAQGEPLGYRQEDPSYRSFHSGGYGGDTMGMEPMMDHDLGGGHHPGQDYPPVEGLPDLGHAQELIEGLPPGDSNQLAWFDTDL from the exons ATGGCTTCCCAGG CTGATCTGATGGAACTAGACATGGCCATGGAGCCAGACCGTAAGGCGGCAGTCAGTCACTGGCAGCAACAGTCCTACCTGGATTCAGGCATCCATTCAGGAGCCACCACAACTGCTCCTTCCCTCAGTGGAAAGGGCAATCCTGAGGAAGACGATGTCGACAACAACCAGGTCATGTATGAGTGGGAGCAAGGCTTCAACCAGAACTTCTCCCAGGAACAAGTACAAG ACATAGATGGTCAGTATGCCATGACTCGTGCCCAGCGGGTGCGTGCAGCAATGTTTCCAGAGACTCTTGAGGAGGGCATGCAGATCCCCTCCACACAGTACGACGCAGCAAACCCCACCAACGTCCAGAGGCTGGCAGAGCCCTCGCAAATGCTCAAACATGCTGTCGTTAATCTGATCAACTATCAAGATGACGCTGAGCTGGCAACCAGAGCCATACCAGAACTCACCAAACTACTCAACGATGAGGACCAG GTCGtagtaaacaaagcagcagtgaTGGTCCACCAGCTTTCAAAGAAAGAAGCGTCTCGCCACGCCATTATGCGCTCACCTCAGATGGTGTCTGCGATTGTCAGGACCATGCAGAACACAAATGATGTGGAAACGGCTCGCTGTACTGCAGGCACGCTGCACAACCTTTCCCATCACAGAGAGGGACTGCTGGCAATCTTCAAGTCTGGAGGAATACCAGCTCTAGTTAAAATGCTTGG TTCACCAGTGGACTCCGTCCTGTTCTATGCCATCACCACCCTCCACAACCTCCTCCTGCACCAGGAAGGAGCTAAAATGGCTGTTCGTTTAGCTGGCGGTCTGCAGAAAATGGTGGCTCTACTCAACAAAACCAATGTCAAGTTCCTGGCCATTACTACTGACTGTCTCCAGATACTGGCCTATGGAAACCAGGAAAGCAAG ttGATAATCCTGGCCAGTGGTGGCCCACAGGCACTGGTCAACATCATGAGGACTTACACCTATGAGAAGCTGTTGTGGACCACAAGCCGTGTTCTCAAAGTTCTGTCTGTATGCTCCAGTAACAAGCCTGCCATTGTAGAAGCTG GAGGCATGCAGGCTCTGGGACTCCACCTGACAGACCCCAGCCAGAGACTGGTTCAGAACTGTCTCTGGACTCTCAGGAACTTATCAGATGCTGCCACCAAACAG GAGGGAATGGAGGGTCTGCTGGGAACTCTGGTGCAGCTGCTGGGCAGTGATGACATTAATGTGGTCACCTGTGCTGCTGGCATCCTGTCTAATCTGACCTGTAACAACTACAAGAACAAAATGATGGTGTGCCAG gtTGGAGGCATTGAGGCGTTGGTCCGCACAGTGCTTCGGGCAGgagacagagaagacatcacaGAGCCAGCTATTTGTGCCCTGCGTCACCTCACATCTCGACACCAGGATGCTGAGATGGCACAGAATGCTGTCAGACTTCACTATGGCCTGCCCGTGGTTGTCAAATTACTGCATCCGCCGTCACACTGGCCACTCATcaag GCTACAGTTGGTTTGATCCGTAACCTGGCCCTGTGCCCCGCTAACCACGCCCCTCTGAGGGAGCAAGGCGCCATCCCCAGACTGGTCCAGCTGCTGGTCAGAGCACACcaagacacacagagacgcaccaGCATGGGAGGCACGCAACAGCAGTTTGTg GAGGGGGTTCGCATGGAGGAGATTGTGGAGGGCTGCACGGGAGCACTTCACATCCTGGCCAGAGACGTCCACAACAGAATAGTCATCAGAGGACTCAACACCATTCCACTGTTTGTACAG ctgTTGTATTCTCCCATCGAGAACATCCAGCGCGTAGCAGCAGGCGTCCTGTGTGAGCTGGCCCAGGATAAAGAGGCTGCTGAGGCCATCGAGGCTGAGGGAGCCACCGCCCCTCTCACAGAGCTTTTGCACAGCCGCAATGAAGGAGTTG CCACGTACGCAGCTGCAGTTTTGTTCCGTATGTCAGAGGACAAACCCCAAGACTACAAGAAACGCCTCTCTGTAGAACTCACCAGCTCACTCTTCAGGACAGAACCCATGGCCTGGAACGAG ACTGGAGACCTGGGTTTGGACATGGGAGCTCAGGGAGAGCCTCTGGGCTACAGACAGGAAG ACCCAAGTTACCGTTCCTTCCATTCGGGGGGTTATGGAGGGGACACGATGGGTATGGAGCCCATGATGGACCATGATCTGGGTGGAGGACACCACCCTGGCCAGGACTACCCCCCTGTAGAAGGGCTGCCTGACCTGGGACACGCCCAGGAACTGATAGAGGGACTGCCGCCTGGCGACTCAAACCAACTGGCCTGGTTTGATACCGACCTGTAA